One part of the Romeriopsis navalis LEGE 11480 genome encodes these proteins:
- a CDS encoding VOC family protein — MKFGYTIIYVEDVRQTIEFYTQAFGFEAGFIYDNDGSTDYGEMQTGDVTLAFAAHSMGEANFNGQYQKVSSQGLPFGYELAFVDEQVQAAYDRAITAGATAISPPTEKPWGQTVAYVRAKEGTLIEICSPIQG, encoded by the coding sequence ATGAAATTTGGTTACACGATTATCTATGTTGAAGACGTTCGCCAAACCATTGAGTTTTACACTCAGGCATTCGGCTTTGAAGCCGGATTTATCTACGACAATGACGGCAGTACCGACTATGGAGAAATGCAAACCGGCGATGTGACCCTCGCCTTTGCCGCGCATTCCATGGGCGAAGCCAACTTCAATGGGCAATATCAAAAAGTTTCATCCCAAGGGTTGCCATTTGGTTATGAGCTGGCATTTGTGGATGAGCAGGTACAAGCGGCTTATGATCGGGCGATCACCGCTGGCGCAACAGCTATCAGCCCACCCACTGAGAAGCCCTGGGGTCAAACCGTCGCCTACGTCCGAGCCAAGGAAGGCACCCTAATTGAAATTTGCAGCCCAATTCAAGGATGA